Proteins encoded together in one candidate division WOR-3 bacterium window:
- a CDS encoding 3-oxoacid CoA-transferase: MAKYNETEFLICLAASLMEDGTTAFIGTGIPMLAAALAKKSHAPNLVAIFEFGGTGASLERLPLAVGESRTFHKAVAASGICDIMETAQRGFIEYGFLGAAQIDMYGNLNTTIIGPYWPPKVRLPGSGGANDVGSHCWKNIIIVRQHDTRRFVPKLDFLTTPGYLTGPGAREKAGLPPNTGPYRVVTSLGLLDFEPESKRMRLIGLNPNVTVEQVKQNTGFELLIADHIITNPEPTDEQLRILREEVDPDHYYI; encoded by the coding sequence ATGGCGAAATACAACGAAACTGAATTTCTCATCTGCCTCGCTGCCAGCCTGATGGAAGATGGGACAACCGCCTTCATTGGCACCGGGATACCGATGCTTGCTGCCGCTCTGGCAAAAAAGAGTCATGCCCCGAACTTAGTGGCAATATTTGAGTTTGGTGGCACTGGTGCTTCACTTGAACGGCTGCCCCTTGCAGTTGGTGAATCGCGCACCTTCCACAAAGCGGTTGCCGCCTCGGGCATTTGTGACATTATGGAAACTGCCCAGCGGGGTTTCATCGAATACGGGTTTCTTGGTGCGGCGCAGATTGATATGTATGGCAATCTGAACACCACGATAATCGGTCCTTATTGGCCCCCCAAAGTGCGGCTTCCCGGTTCCGGTGGTGCCAACGATGTTGGCTCCCATTGCTGGAAAAATATCATTATTGTCCGTCAACACGACACCAGGCGGTTCGTACCGAAACTCGATTTTTTGACAACGCCGGGCTATCTGACCGGTCCTGGCGCAAGGGAAAAAGCCGGGCTGCCACCAAATACCGGACCCTACCGCGTCGTAACCAGCCTGGGACTGCTCGACTTTGAACCGGAATCAAAAAGAATGCGCCTGATTGGGCTGAATCCCAATGTCACCGTCGAACAGGTAAAACAGAACACCGGTTTTGAACTGCTCATTGCCGACCACATTATTACCAATCCCGAACCAACCGACGAACAGTTGCGAATCCTGCGCGAAGAAGTTGACCCGGACCATTATTACATCTAA
- a CDS encoding acyl-CoA dehydrogenase family protein — MILSSNHQKFQKEIRELAQSTIAPRATEYDATGKFVEENIRILAAAGYLGIPWPKELGGMGLDYLSYAIAVEEVSRACAATGLTLAAHTSLGTYPIYKFGTEDQKKKYIPPLARGEYLGAFGLTEPNAGSDAASIETSARKTEKGYIINGSKRFITNAAFAGTIVVAATLDRKLGRKGITCFIVETKSRGFIVAKEENKMGLRGSNTVELAFEDLFVPEENVLGKEYDGYRIFMETLDGGRISIGAFCLGMAQSALDVLINWAKTRELSQQAAKALADTAMEVEAARLLVYDAALIKDAGVRADKQCAFAKLFASEVAMRAVNTAIATIGMPALTQEMDLNRVYRDAKLGEIGEGTSEIMRLIIAKEVLKEA, encoded by the coding sequence TTGATTCTTTCGAGCAACCATCAAAAGTTTCAAAAGGAAATCCGGGAACTGGCGCAATCAACAATTGCACCCCGGGCAACAGAGTACGACGCAACCGGTAAATTTGTTGAAGAAAACATCCGGATATTGGCGGCAGCCGGTTATCTTGGCATCCCCTGGCCTAAAGAACTGGGAGGAATGGGCCTTGATTATCTATCTTATGCAATCGCCGTCGAAGAAGTGTCGCGCGCCTGCGCGGCAACCGGACTTACCCTTGCTGCTCACACATCTCTGGGCACATATCCTATCTACAAATTCGGTACCGAAGACCAGAAGAAAAAGTATATCCCGCCACTTGCCCGAGGCGAATACCTCGGCGCCTTTGGATTAACAGAACCCAACGCCGGTAGCGACGCCGCAAGCATCGAAACAAGTGCCCGAAAAACTGAAAAGGGCTATATCATCAATGGCTCAAAAAGGTTTATCACCAATGCTGCCTTTGCCGGCACGATTGTCGTTGCCGCAACCCTTGACCGTAAATTAGGTCGCAAAGGCATCACCTGTTTTATCGTGGAAACAAAATCGCGCGGCTTCATCGTAGCCAAAGAAGAAAACAAAATGGGCTTGCGCGGTTCGAATACCGTTGAACTGGCGTTTGAAGACCTGTTTGTGCCTGAAGAAAACGTTCTCGGTAAAGAGTACGATGGCTATCGGATATTTATGGAAACGCTCGACGGTGGCAGGATTTCAATCGGTGCCTTCTGTCTCGGTATGGCACAGAGTGCGCTCGATGTCCTGATTAATTGGGCAAAGACTAGGGAACTGTCTCAGCAGGCGGCAAAAGCACTTGCCGATACCGCAATGGAAGTTGAAGCGGCACGCCTCCTGGTTTACGATGCAGCACTAATCAAAGATGCCGGGGTCCGGGCTGATAAACAGTGTGCCTTTGCCAAACTTTTTGCTTCGGAAGTTGCAATGCGCGCCGTCAACACGGCAATCGCCACCATCGGTATGCCCGCCCTGACCCAGGAGATGGATTTGAATCGGGTGTACCGCGATGCCAAACTGGGTGAAATCGGCGAAGGCACATCCGAAATAATGCGGTTAATAATTGCCAAAGAGGTACTAAAAGAAGCATAG
- a CDS encoding acyl-CoA dehydrogenase, protein MEFNLTEDQVMLRNMVRDFATNELEPKAAHLDASGEFPHETIKKLAELGLLGMTIPEKYGGNKFDFVSLAIAIEEISRGCASTGVITAVHNTLVAWPIVNWGSEELKQKYLPRMATGEMLGAFGLTEANAGSDPASMETKAVLKGDKYILNGSKRFITNAGAAQLFIVFAKTAPELGSKGITAFVVERSFPGFSLGKHEDLLGLRATANCELIFEDCEVPKENVLSELNAGFKVALGTLDVSRIDIGAQAVGIAQSAFEKALAYSKERKQFGKPICEFEMIQAKLAEMATKIVASRLLVYYAAFQKDAGKPRFSQEAAMAKLFAATTAVEVTREAVQILGGYGYTKEYPVERHYRDAKCMEIYEGTSEIQRIVIARNLLA, encoded by the coding sequence ATGGAGTTCAATTTAACCGAAGACCAGGTAATGTTGCGCAATATGGTGCGCGATTTTGCAACCAACGAACTCGAGCCCAAGGCAGCACACCTTGATGCCAGCGGCGAATTTCCTCACGAGACAATAAAGAAACTGGCAGAACTCGGTCTTCTGGGGATGACCATTCCCGAAAAGTATGGCGGAAATAAGTTTGACTTCGTGTCGTTGGCGATTGCAATTGAGGAAATTTCCCGGGGCTGTGCCTCGACCGGGGTTATCACCGCAGTTCACAACACACTCGTCGCCTGGCCTATCGTAAACTGGGGAAGCGAAGAACTCAAACAAAAATACCTCCCGCGCATGGCAACCGGGGAAATGCTGGGCGCATTTGGCTTAACCGAAGCCAATGCCGGAAGCGACCCGGCATCGATGGAAACAAAGGCGGTGCTAAAAGGGGACAAATACATCCTCAACGGCTCCAAGCGGTTCATCACCAATGCCGGTGCCGCCCAGCTATTTATCGTCTTTGCCAAAACCGCACCGGAATTGGGCAGTAAGGGCATAACCGCATTTGTTGTCGAACGCTCCTTCCCCGGATTTTCGCTCGGAAAACACGAAGACCTTTTGGGCCTTCGTGCCACTGCCAACTGTGAACTTATCTTTGAAGACTGCGAGGTCCCGAAAGAAAATGTCCTCAGTGAACTGAACGCCGGTTTCAAAGTGGCGCTGGGCACGCTCGATGTCTCAAGAATCGACATCGGCGCTCAGGCGGTAGGAATTGCTCAATCCGCCTTTGAAAAAGCCCTCGCCTACTCTAAAGAACGAAAACAGTTTGGCAAACCAATCTGCGAATTCGAAATGATTCAGGCAAAACTTGCGGAAATGGCAACCAAAATTGTCGCATCTCGACTCCTTGTTTACTATGCCGCCTTTCAGAAAGACGCCGGCAAACCACGCTTCAGCCAGGAAGCGGCGATGGCAAAACTGTTTGCGGCAACGACCGCGGTCGAGGTTACCCGGGAAGCGGTTCAAATTCTTGGTGGTTACGGTTACACCAAAGAGTATCCGGTTGAACGGCATTACCGCGATGCTAAGTGTATGGAGATTTATGAGGGCACATCCGAGATTCAGCGGATTGTTATCGCCCGTAATCTCCTTGCATAG
- the rdgB gene encoding RdgB/HAM1 family non-canonical purine NTP pyrophosphatase — translation MKVLFATHNQGKFREVKYLFDRAGIEVFSIIDAGLNLVIKEDGTTFADNACKKARAAFELTKMWVLGEDSGLEIDALGGQPGIMSARFGGAEATDLERNQRLLEMLVAVPFEKRTARFRCVMCLINPRGEERLFEGVCEGRISHTLRGIAGFGYDPIFIPEGYGFTFAELGWAVKNEVSHRARALRQVIDYLKAQNSSG, via the coding sequence GTGAAAGTACTTTTTGCCACCCACAATCAGGGGAAGTTCCGGGAGGTAAAGTATCTTTTTGACCGCGCCGGGATTGAGGTGTTTAGTATCATCGATGCCGGGCTAAATTTGGTGATAAAGGAAGACGGCACAACCTTTGCGGACAATGCCTGTAAAAAGGCGCGAGCGGCATTTGAGTTGACGAAAATGTGGGTTTTAGGCGAGGATTCCGGACTTGAAATTGACGCCCTGGGTGGTCAACCAGGAATAATGTCAGCTCGCTTTGGCGGTGCCGAGGCAACCGACCTCGAACGAAACCAGCGACTGCTTGAGATGCTTGTCGCCGTTCCTTTTGAGAAACGCACCGCCCGTTTCCGGTGTGTGATGTGCTTGATAAACCCCCGGGGAGAAGAACGCCTTTTTGAAGGGGTATGCGAAGGGAGAATTTCTCATACACTACGCGGTATTGCCGGTTTTGGTTATGACCCGATATTTATTCCTGAAGGTTACGGGTTTACCTTTGCAGAATTAGGCTGGGCGGTGAAAAACGAGGTTAGTCATCGAGCTCGGGCGCTCCGTCAGGTTATCGATTATCTGAAGGCACAGAACAGTTCGGGGTAA
- a CDS encoding mannose-1-phosphate guanylyltransferase, whose protein sequence is MPVYTVILCGGKGERFWPKSRVRLPKQFMVLFGNKSLIRATSERIKKVCPLKRQFFVTGRQFAKLLKKELRVKQGQLLLEPVGKNTAPAIGFAATVISDFDPSGVMVVLPADHLISNRLAFLKSINQAVKAAQQGYLVTFGIVPSRPDTGYGYIHFGKQLMKNGGGTVHRVIAFKEKPDAPTARQYVSSGEYLWNSGMFVWRVDVILDAFKRFMPEFSQELMRFQKRWATGNKEQAIKHLYNRAPSISIDYAIMEKADNVAVVKADFDWDDVGSWQALERHFPKDESGNVALGLWFHKGCSDCIVYSDTGVVAGLGINELVIVRSGDAVLVAHRNALDQLKQLLSEMGKSRAGKRFL, encoded by the coding sequence ATGCCTGTTTATACGGTAATTCTGTGTGGTGGTAAAGGGGAACGGTTCTGGCCCAAGAGCCGGGTTCGTTTACCCAAACAGTTTATGGTGCTTTTTGGTAATAAGTCACTGATTCGGGCAACAAGTGAAAGGATAAAAAAGGTTTGCCCCTTAAAAAGGCAGTTTTTTGTTACCGGAAGACAGTTTGCCAAGTTATTGAAGAAGGAACTCAGGGTTAAACAGGGACAGTTGCTACTTGAGCCGGTGGGCAAGAACACCGCACCGGCAATCGGCTTTGCGGCAACGGTCATATCAGATTTTGACCCCAGCGGCGTGATGGTGGTTTTACCCGCTGACCACTTGATATCAAACCGATTGGCGTTTCTTAAATCTATCAACCAGGCGGTTAAGGCGGCACAGCAAGGCTATCTGGTGACTTTTGGTATTGTACCTTCTCGACCGGACACCGGTTATGGTTATATCCATTTTGGTAAGCAGTTGATGAAGAATGGTGGCGGAACTGTCCATCGGGTTATTGCGTTTAAGGAGAAGCCGGATGCGCCCACCGCACGGCAATATGTGAGCAGCGGCGAGTATCTCTGGAATTCGGGGATGTTTGTGTGGCGAGTGGATGTAATTCTTGACGCTTTCAAGCGATTTATGCCCGAATTCTCCCAGGAGTTGATGCGATTCCAGAAGAGGTGGGCAACAGGGAATAAGGAGCAGGCGATAAAACACTTGTATAATCGGGCACCTTCGATTTCGATTGACTACGCCATAATGGAGAAAGCGGATAATGTGGCGGTTGTGAAAGCGGACTTTGACTGGGACGATGTAGGGTCGTGGCAGGCATTGGAACGACATTTTCCCAAAGACGAAAGCGGTAATGTTGCTCTCGGGCTCTGGTTTCATAAAGGTTGTTCAGACTGTATTGTCTATTCCGACACCGGGGTTGTTGCCGGTCTCGGTATCAATGAGCTGGTTATTGTTCGTTCCGGTGATGCGGTACTTGTTGCCCATCGTAATGCGCTGGACCAGTTGAAACAACTTCTCAGCGAAATGGGTAAAAGTAGAGCTGGAAAGAGGTTTTTGTGA
- a CDS encoding DUF3108 domain-containing protein, protein MVTVLFLLMSTGLERLEYEIKYGPVVLGSMVMEYQPEKRDAGDTLEHLTAQIEIDRALSFVFWANYQLESWCRKDDRVTVRSYKRTREKNYRSEWWAEYFPDHGFVHYSDGYRFPLSDSARDMLSLWFYLRSLQWGRGDSRVVNAHIDRRNWRVCFVVTGTQNVRTPLGDFNCLVISPRTNSPLGAVFLSQDRNRVPVVIRTRIGSFTVSAYLKRIERR, encoded by the coding sequence GTGGTTACGGTTTTGTTTCTGTTGATGTCAACGGGCCTGGAGCGGCTCGAGTATGAGATTAAATACGGTCCGGTCGTGCTCGGGTCAATGGTTATGGAGTACCAACCGGAGAAGAGAGACGCCGGTGATACACTAGAGCACTTGACGGCGCAAATTGAGATTGACCGAGCACTGTCATTTGTTTTCTGGGCAAATTATCAACTGGAAAGCTGGTGTCGAAAGGATGACAGGGTTACGGTGCGCTCTTATAAAAGGACCCGGGAGAAGAATTACCGAAGCGAGTGGTGGGCGGAATACTTTCCGGATCATGGTTTTGTCCATTATTCCGATGGCTACCGATTTCCTTTAAGCGACTCTGCCCGTGATATGCTTTCGTTATGGTTTTATCTGCGGAGTTTACAATGGGGCAGAGGAGACAGTCGGGTTGTTAACGCCCATATCGACCGGCGTAACTGGCGGGTCTGTTTCGTAGTCACTGGGACGCAAAATGTCCGGACGCCGCTGGGTGATTTCAACTGTCTGGTTATCTCTCCTCGTACCAACAGCCCGCTGGGTGCAGTTTTTCTTTCTCAGGACCGAAACCGGGTGCCGGTTGTCATTCGCACCCGAATTGGTAGCTTTACCGTCAGTGCCTATTTGAAACGCATTGAGAGGAGGTGA
- a CDS encoding aminotransferase class I/II-fold pyridoxal phosphate-dependent enzyme, translated as MKKNLDIKTICVHASSPETAPGPVVSPIYATSTFRFLDFQHGADLFAGKTPGYIYSRMLNPTVELLEDCLAQLEEGKKALATASGMAAIQTLIGGLLSSGEHIICSESVYGPTATLIKNYFSRLGIKSTFVDSSDINAVEQAFLPETRLVFIETPGNPTLVVSDIAAIARLSHQKGALLAVDNTFASPVLQQPLKLGADIVVHSMTKFLNGHADVVAGAIIVKEEKYYELLRKTLNHYGGVLAPFEAFLVLRGIKTLALRMARHCENGQRIAEFLEKHPKVEWVRFPGLASHPQFAIAQKQMSGPGGLISFELKGGFEAARRLLNATKLFLLAVSLGGVESLIQHPASMTHASMPPEIRKQARITDGLIRLSIGIEDSADLINDLNQALEQV; from the coding sequence ATGAAAAAAAATCTTGATATCAAAACAATCTGCGTTCACGCCAGTTCACCCGAAACCGCACCGGGACCGGTCGTTTCTCCAATTTATGCCACATCAACTTTTCGTTTTCTTGACTTTCAGCATGGTGCAGACCTGTTTGCGGGCAAAACCCCCGGTTACATATACTCGCGCATGCTCAACCCTACCGTGGAACTTCTCGAAGACTGTCTTGCCCAACTCGAAGAAGGGAAAAAGGCACTGGCAACCGCTTCGGGAATGGCGGCGATTCAGACCTTGATCGGCGGTTTACTCTCCAGCGGTGAACACATCATCTGCTCGGAATCGGTTTACGGTCCAACCGCAACACTGATTAAAAACTACTTTAGCCGGCTGGGAATTAAATCAACATTTGTTGACTCATCGGACATCAACGCCGTTGAGCAAGCCTTCCTGCCCGAAACTCGCCTGGTTTTTATTGAAACCCCGGGCAACCCGACACTCGTCGTTTCCGACATCGCGGCAATCGCCCGTCTCTCTCATCAGAAAGGTGCTTTACTCGCGGTTGACAACACCTTCGCCAGTCCAGTTCTCCAGCAGCCGTTAAAACTGGGGGCGGATATTGTTGTGCACTCAATGACAAAATTCCTCAATGGCCACGCCGATGTTGTCGCTGGTGCGATTATTGTTAAAGAAGAGAAGTATTACGAACTGCTGCGGAAAACGCTGAACCATTACGGCGGGGTTCTTGCGCCATTTGAGGCGTTTCTTGTGTTAAGAGGGATAAAAACCCTTGCCCTGCGAATGGCACGCCACTGTGAAAACGGTCAACGCATTGCCGAATTTCTCGAAAAACACCCCAAGGTCGAATGGGTCCGCTTCCCTGGACTCGCCAGCCATCCCCAGTTTGCCATCGCCCAAAAACAGATGTCAGGACCAGGTGGACTGATAAGTTTTGAACTCAAAGGCGGATTCGAAGCGGCGCGCCGGTTATTAAACGCAACAAAACTCTTCCTCCTTGCCGTGAGTCTGGGTGGTGTCGAAAGTTTAATCCAGCACCCGGCATCGATGACCCACGCCTCAATGCCGCCGGAAATAAGAAAACAGGCTCGTATTACCGATGGTCTAATCAGACTCTCAATCGGGATTGAAGACAGCGCTGACTTAATCAACGACCTCAATCAGGCGCTTGAACAGGTATAA
- a CDS encoding gamma-glutamyl-gamma-aminobutyrate hydrolase family protein (Members of this family of hydrolases with an active site Cys residue belong to MEROPS family C26.) — MKTLLVNCYKEKSESKIPFYLDMCRPYSEVVVIRAAELNSNFNLKGIDAVVFSGSQWMLSEQEPPVTLIEFVRALKVPTLGICFGHQLLGLSFGAEVKKGTVLVEQDEIIKVVAEWDIFRGLFPETTMRESHREFVTPESVIKVGWEIGAISDSCPVEAIKHPELPLFGVQFHPERSGENGKRLFENFFLKVVQK, encoded by the coding sequence ATGAAAACCCTGCTCGTTAACTGCTACAAAGAAAAATCCGAAAGTAAAATACCTTTTTACCTTGATATGTGCCGACCATACTCTGAAGTCGTTGTGATCCGGGCTGCGGAACTAAATTCCAATTTCAACCTGAAAGGTATTGATGCCGTTGTCTTCTCTGGTTCTCAATGGATGCTTTCTGAACAGGAACCGCCAGTAACATTAATTGAATTTGTGCGTGCTTTGAAAGTACCGACCCTGGGGATTTGCTTTGGTCATCAATTACTTGGCTTGTCATTTGGTGCTGAGGTTAAAAAAGGGACGGTGCTTGTGGAGCAGGACGAAATAATAAAGGTTGTTGCGGAATGGGATATTTTTCGCGGGCTCTTTCCCGAAACAACAATGCGCGAGAGCCATCGGGAGTTTGTTACACCGGAGTCTGTTATAAAGGTTGGTTGGGAAATTGGTGCGATTTCAGACTCCTGTCCGGTTGAGGCAATCAAGCATCCCGAACTACCACTTTTTGGTGTTCAATTTCATCCTGAAAGGTCGGGTGAAAACGGCAAAAGACTGTTTGAGAACTTTTTTCTGAAAGTAGTTCAGAAGTAA